The Amycolatopsis methanolica 239 nucleotide sequence CCGGCTTCTTCGTCGCGATCGGCCACGACCCGCGCAGCGATCTGGTCAAGGGCCAGGTCGAGCTGGACGCCGAGGGTTACGTCCTGACCAAGGGCCGCACCTCCTACACCAACCTGCCCGGCGTCTTCGCCGCCGGTGACCTGGTCGACCACACCTACCGGCAGGCCATCACCGCCGCGGGCTCGGGCTGCTCCGCGGCCATCGACGCCGAGCGCTGGCTGGCCGAGCACGCCGGCAACCCCGAAGCCGAGATCGCGCCCGAACTGGTGGGCGGCGGCTACGGCTCCGCGAACTGAACTCCAAGCTCGTACCAAGTAGGGAGATGAAATGTCCGACACCGTCAAGGTGACCGATAAGTCCTTCGCCGACGACGTTCTGACCAGCGACAAGCCGGTCCTGGTCGACTTCTGGGCGACCTGGTGCGGGCCGTGCAAGATGGTCGCCCCGGTGCTCGAGGAGATCGCCGCCGAGCACAAGGACAAGCTGACCGTCGCGAAGCTGGACATCGACGAGAACCCGGGCACCGCCCGCGACTACCAGGTCATGTCGATCCCGACGCTGATCCTGTTCCAGGGCGGCAAGCCGGTGAAGCAGATCGTCGGCGCCAAGCCGAAGGCCGCGCTGCTGTCGGACCTTTCCGACGTTCTCGCCTGACGAAGGCAACCAGGACCCGGGGGTAAACGTCTTCTACGGACGGCCCCCGGGTTTTTCATGCCACCCGCCCGGATGACGCACCGACCGGCCCTGCGCGGTCACGGAGAGTCCTCAGGGCAGAATGGGTACCCGAGGATAGCCCGAGACTGTTTGTGCCGCATCGGTTATTGATCGATGCCCAAGGAAAGAGCGAGGAGTGCATGCGGGTGCTCCGCCGCGGCGACGTCGGGGACGACGTCGCTGAGATCAGGTCGATGCTGGCCTCGATCGGTCTGCTCCGGCCGGATGCCGGCAACCTGTTCGACCACGAGGTCGAACGGGCCGTCCGCGGGTTCCAGCAGCGCCGAGGGCTGCTCATCGACGGTGTCGTCGGCCCGGCCACCTACCACGTGCTGCGCGGCGCGACCTTCCACCTTGGCAGCAGGCCGCTGGCCTACCTGATCTCCTCGCCGGTGCACGGCGACGACGTGTTCGCGCTGCAGGACCGGCTGACCGAGCTGGGCTACGACGCGGGCCGTCCGGACGGCATGTTCGGCCCGAAGACCGAGCACGCCCTGCGCAACTTCCAGCGCGACTACGGCCTGGTGATCGACGGCATCTGCGGCCCGGCGACCGTCCGCGCGCTGCGTCAGCTCTCCCCGCGCGCCCGTGGTGGCCGCCCGGTGCTGCTGCGTGAGCAGGAGCAGGTCCGCCAGTCCGGGCCGCGGCTGCGTGGCAAGCGGATCGTCATCGACCCCGGTCACGGCGGCGCCGACCCGGGGGTGGAGATCGGCGGCCTGCGTGAGGCCGACATCGTGTGGGACCTGGCGCGCCGTCTGGAAGGCCGGATGAAGGCCACCGGCATGGAGGCGCTGATCTCGCGTGGCCCGGACAGCGGGCCTGCGGAGGCCGAGCGCGCCGCGTTCGCCAACAACGCGGGCGCCGACCTGTTCCTGTCGCTGCACTGCGACCGCAATTCCTCGCCGCACGCGCAGGGGGTCGCCTCGTTCCACTGGGGCAACGGCCTCGGCACCACGTCGACGGTGGGTGAGCTGCTGGCCGGCTACCTGCAGCGCGAGGTGGCCGCCCGCACCGGTCTGCTGGACTGCCGGACGCACGCCAAGACCTGGGATATCCTGCGGCTGACGCGGTGCCCGGCGGTGCGGATGGAGATCGGCTACCTGAGCAACCCCGGCGACCGCGCGAAGCTGTCCGACCCGGCGTTCCGCGACATCGTCGCCGAGGGCATCCTGATCGCCGTCAAGCGCCTGTACCTGCTCGGCGAGGGCGACCAGCCGACCGGCACGTTCACGTTCGCCGACGTGCTCGCCCACGAGCTGGCGAAGGCCGAATAACAACCACTCGTTCACAGCAGTTGTCCACAGAAACCTGTGGACAACTGCTGCCTTGTGGACCGTTTCTGTGGATAACTCCGTCTATGCGCGGGCCGTGCTGGCCTCGGCCGTGGTGATGCTCACCTGGCCCAGGAGCCGCTCCAGCGCCGCTTCGACGTCTTCCTTCCAGGACAGCGCCGACCGGATCTCCAGGCGCAGCCTGGGCCACTTGGGGTGCGGTCGCACGGTCTTGAACCCGACCGCGGTGAGGAAGTCGGCCGGAACCACGCAGGTGTGCCCCAGCAGCTCGTTGTCGGCGTCGTCCGGGCTCGCGTCGCCGAACGCCTCGATCGCACGCACACCACGACGCGTCATGTCCTTGGCGACCGCCTGGATGAGGGTGCGGCCCAGCCCGCCGCCGCGGAACTCGGGCAGCACCTGGAAGCTCGTCAGCAGCACCGCGTCCGCGCTGGGCGGGGACGTGGGGAAGGCGACCGAGCGCGGCACCAGGTTCGGCGGGGCGTAGAGCACGAACCCGACGGGCAGCGAGTCGCTGTAGATGATGCGGCCGCAGGAGCCCCACTCCAGCAGCACCGAGGAGACCCAGGCCTCCTTCTCGACCTCGGTCTGGCCGAACTCCTCCGCCTGCGCGCGCAGGTGCGGCGCGAGCTCCCAGTACACGCACCGGCGGCAGTTCTTGGGCAGGTGTTCCAGGTTGTCGAGGGTGACGCCCACGACTCGACGCGACACCTGATCCCCTCCCCGGATTCGCGGCGGCCGGCCCGACGTGGAGCAGGGCGTGGCGTACCGCCACAGCCTGCTCGGCCGAATTCGAGGATAGGCGTCTGTGACCCACGCCGGAAGGCCGGGAATATCACAAGGACGAGTGGTTACACTCGGGAAACTGACCATTCGACAGAGCGAAGTGCGATGACTGCGAATCCACCCGAGCACACTGGCCGCCGAGACCTCGATCCCCACCTCGCCCGTTACGCCGCCCGCACGGCAGGCATGACGGCGTCGGAGATCCGAGCTCTCTTCGCGGTGGCCAGCCGCCCGGAGGTGGTTTCGCTCGCCGGCGGCATGCCGAACCTCGCCGCGCTCCCGCTGGACAGCCTGTCCTCGCAGGTGGGGGAGATCATCGCGGAAGACGGCCTAGTCGCGCTGCAGTACGGCTCCGCGCAGGGCGTGCCGGTGCTGCGCGAGCAGATCTGCGAGGTCATGGCGATGGAGGGCATCAACGCGCACTCCGACGACGTCGTCGTGACCGTCGGCTCCCAGATGGGCCTGGACATGGTCACCCGGCTGTTCTGCGACCCGGGTGACGTGGTGCTGGCGGAGGGGCCGTCCTATGTCGGCGCGCTGGGCTCGTTCGCCGCGTACCAGGCGAAGGTTGTGCACGTCGTGATGGACGACCAGGGGCTAGTGCCAGAGGCGCTGCGGGAGGCCCTCGCGGCCGCGGAGCGCGCCGGTCAGCGCGTCAAGTTCCTCTACACGATCCCGAACTTCCACAACCCGGCCGGTGTGACGCTCGCGGTCGAGCGGCGCGCCGAGATCCTCGCGATCTGCCGGGCGCACGGCGTGCTGGTCGTCGAGGACAACCCGTACGGGTTGCTCGGCTTCGACGGCCAGACCTACCCGGCGCTGCGGTCGCTCGACCCGGACAACGTGGTGTACCTGGGCTCGTTCTCCAAGACGTTCGCCTCCGGCCTGCGGGTCGGCTGGGTCCTGGCGCCGCACGCGGTTCGGGAGAAGCTGGTGCTGGCCGCCGAGTCGGCCACGCTGTGCCCGCCGAGCCTCAACCAGATGATCGTGTCGCGGTACCTGGCCACACACGACTGGAAGGGCCAGATCAAGACCTTCCGCGAGAACTACCGGGAGCGGCGGGACGCGATGCTCTCCGCCCTGGAGCAGCACCTGCCGTCCGGCTGCAGCTGGACGAACCCGGACGGCGGTTTCTACGTGTGGGTGACGGTGCCGGAGGGTGTCGACACCAAGGCGATGCTGCCGCGCGCCGTCACCGCCCGGGTCGCCTACGCGTCCGGCACCGGGTTCTACGCCGACGGTTTCGGCAGCAGGCAGATGCGGCTGTCGTACTGCTACCCGACGCCCGAGCGGATCAAGGAGGGCGTGCGGCGCCTCGCCGCGGTGCTCGAGTCCGAAATGGACCTGGTGCGCACGTTCGGTAACGTCAGCATGCGCGCGATCCCCGGTCCGGAGACTCCGTCGCCGGACACGGCCTGATCGCCGCGCGCTGAGTCCTATTTAGACTGTTGATTGAGGAGAGTGCCGGCGTGGTTATGCCGACCGTCGCCGTTCTCGCGGGCGGGCTTTCGCATGAGCGCGATGTCTCGCTGCGGTCCGGCCGCAGGCTGTCCGCCGCGCTGCGGGAGCAGGGCCTGACCGTCGAGGAGTGGGACACCGACGCGGGCCTGCTCGACCGGTTGCGGTCCGAGCGGCCCGACGCGGCCGTCGTGGCACTGCACGGTGGCCAGGGCGAGAACGGGTCGGTGCAGACCGTCCTGGAGATGCTGAAAGTGCCGTACGTGGGCACGAGCTCGCGCGGGTGCCGGCGGGCGTGGGACAAGCCGACCGCGAAGGCCGTGCTGTCCGCCGCCGGGTACGCGACGCCGGACTGGGTCGTGCTGCCGCACAGCACGTTCCGGGAGCTGGGCGCGCAGGGCGTGCTAGATGCGATCGTCGACCACCTCGGCCTGCCGCTGATCCTGAAGCCCGACCAGGGCGGGTCCGCGCTGGGCGCCCAGGTCGTGCGGGACGCCGCCGAGCTGCCGGCCGCCATGGTCGGCTGCTTCGCGTACGGCGACACCGTGCTGGCGGAGCGGCTGGTCGAGGGCGTCGAGGTCGCGGTGGCGGTCGTCGAGCGGGACGGGGAGCCCGAGGCGCTGCCCGCTGTGGAGATCGTGCCGGAGAGCGGCGTGTACGACTACACCTCGCGCTACACCGCCGGGCTTACCGACTTCTTTGCGCCGGCCCGCCTGCCGGAGGAGTCCGCGAAGGCGGTCGGCGAGTTGGCTGTCGCCGCGCACAAGCTGCTCGGTCTGCGGGACATCTCGCGCACCGACGCGATCGTGAGTGCCGACGGCACCGTCCAGTTCCTCGAAGTGAACTCGTCGCCAGGCCTCACCGAGACATCGACCGTGCCGATGGCGATCGAGACCGCGGGCACCTCGCTCGGCGCCGTGTTCGCCGATCTCGTCGCGCGGGCGATCCGCCGGTCCGCCTGACACGTCCCCGGAACCACTGAGGGCCACCTTCCCGAGCGGGAGGTGGCCCTCAGTGTTGTCAGATCAAATCATCACCGTGACGAAACGACCTGGTGTCATTCCTCATCGGTTTTCAGCACCTGATTTGTCCGATTCGGGTCCATGATCGAGACGATCCGCTCCAGATCGTCGATCGAGCCGAACTCGACGACGATGCGGCCCTTCCGGCGGCCGAGGTCGACCTTGACGCGGGTGTCGAAGGTGTCGGACAGCCGGTTCGCCAGATCCTGGAGGCCGGGCGCCTGCATCGCCT carries:
- a CDS encoding GNAT family N-acetyltransferase, with the translated sequence MSRRVVGVTLDNLEHLPKNCRRCVYWELAPHLRAQAEEFGQTEVEKEAWVSSVLLEWGSCGRIIYSDSLPVGFVLYAPPNLVPRSVAFPTSPPSADAVLLTSFQVLPEFRGGGLGRTLIQAVAKDMTRRGVRAIEAFGDASPDDADNELLGHTCVVPADFLTAVGFKTVRPHPKWPRLRLEIRSALSWKEDVEAALERLLGQVSITTAEASTARA
- a CDS encoding PLP-dependent aminotransferase family protein — its product is MTANPPEHTGRRDLDPHLARYAARTAGMTASEIRALFAVASRPEVVSLAGGMPNLAALPLDSLSSQVGEIIAEDGLVALQYGSAQGVPVLREQICEVMAMEGINAHSDDVVVTVGSQMGLDMVTRLFCDPGDVVLAEGPSYVGALGSFAAYQAKVVHVVMDDQGLVPEALREALAAAERAGQRVKFLYTIPNFHNPAGVTLAVERRAEILAICRAHGVLVVEDNPYGLLGFDGQTYPALRSLDPDNVVYLGSFSKTFASGLRVGWVLAPHAVREKLVLAAESATLCPPSLNQMIVSRYLATHDWKGQIKTFRENYRERRDAMLSALEQHLPSGCSWTNPDGGFYVWVTVPEGVDTKAMLPRAVTARVAYASGTGFYADGFGSRQMRLSYCYPTPERIKEGVRRLAAVLESEMDLVRTFGNVSMRAIPGPETPSPDTA
- a CDS encoding N-acetylmuramoyl-L-alanine amidase — translated: MRVLRRGDVGDDVAEIRSMLASIGLLRPDAGNLFDHEVERAVRGFQQRRGLLIDGVVGPATYHVLRGATFHLGSRPLAYLISSPVHGDDVFALQDRLTELGYDAGRPDGMFGPKTEHALRNFQRDYGLVIDGICGPATVRALRQLSPRARGGRPVLLREQEQVRQSGPRLRGKRIVIDPGHGGADPGVEIGGLREADIVWDLARRLEGRMKATGMEALISRGPDSGPAEAERAAFANNAGADLFLSLHCDRNSSPHAQGVASFHWGNGLGTTSTVGELLAGYLQREVAARTGLLDCRTHAKTWDILRLTRCPAVRMEIGYLSNPGDRAKLSDPAFRDIVAEGILIAVKRLYLLGEGDQPTGTFTFADVLAHELAKAE
- the trxA gene encoding thioredoxin, whose product is MSDTVKVTDKSFADDVLTSDKPVLVDFWATWCGPCKMVAPVLEEIAAEHKDKLTVAKLDIDENPGTARDYQVMSIPTLILFQGGKPVKQIVGAKPKAALLSDLSDVLA
- a CDS encoding D-alanine--D-alanine ligase family protein, with protein sequence MVMPTVAVLAGGLSHERDVSLRSGRRLSAALREQGLTVEEWDTDAGLLDRLRSERPDAAVVALHGGQGENGSVQTVLEMLKVPYVGTSSRGCRRAWDKPTAKAVLSAAGYATPDWVVLPHSTFRELGAQGVLDAIVDHLGLPLILKPDQGGSALGAQVVRDAAELPAAMVGCFAYGDTVLAERLVEGVEVAVAVVERDGEPEALPAVEIVPESGVYDYTSRYTAGLTDFFAPARLPEESAKAVGELAVAAHKLLGLRDISRTDAIVSADGTVQFLEVNSSPGLTETSTVPMAIETAGTSLGAVFADLVARAIRRSA